A single Corticium candelabrum chromosome 12, ooCorCand1.1, whole genome shotgun sequence DNA region contains:
- the LOC134188334 gene encoding zinc finger MYM-type protein 1-like: MSAGDSCHSSSSVSLSSDKNTKRKGQKLLTTFLRSRTSLQPESSHSKSLSSFCTSRFDDTASSIVTVTVSTSTTASESGPKDSVCHAFDPCRGPTACSVTNGPYQPCAKELPHGKFPQTKSGTCNRSFQPHWYTQFCWLEYSPAADSAFCFPCRLTVKHNLDKQGCPDQAFVSRGFRKWKSAVADMRRHEESLSHISNVGVWKNSQQQDATRGSVMQQLSTAYQTQVELNRRNLRKIFEVIFLMGRQNIPLRGHDESKDSHNRGNLLEFLEYLSRYCPDLKRHLEGNFHYVSPKSQNDMLKLIASNIQKRITTAVKHCGFFGLICDESQDISRVEQMSVNVRFVTDSLNVEERFLGFWPLKGTDGESLFQQLTQVLLETGLSMSMVRAQCYDGASSMCGKHSGLATRLQEVEKKAGYVHCHAHRLNLSLQNSCENVTDVRNVLGAVSSLYNLLEGSAKRHEKFQDVQRRQNEGKGPQAVLQRPCHTRWGSRHAAVHTVRQQFASILIALDELSDDAAIGSEAHCLLTVVSSFNFLFYVSVLDTLLGLISHLSQYLQGENVDLQAAKRSADSVIATLQSFRTNESFENFWQSSEKESKAKNLTPPALLRARRPSHRIDERSTTQYQPLSPKERYRQAYYELLDIMVSDLTRRFCSKDYRVFCGIEKLLSESVSLSAPDQSLVSEILHFYTGDFDNTQFTSEIRVFYNYSKLHFSKDVVETGNIGALARQFVSLRCTELFPQVFKLFKLFLCIPATSSTAERSFSALRRLKSWLRTRMADERLRSLALMCFECDIAKELESNIDDLVSQFGALCDRRLPLQ, from the exons ATGTCAGCGGGAGACAGCTGTCACAGCAGCAGCTCTGTCAGCCTCAGCAGCGACAAGAACACAAAGCGGAAAGGACAGAAACTCCTTACCACCTTTCTAAG ATCAAGAACTTCCCTGCAGCCAGAGTCGTCTCACTCCaagtctttgtcatctttttGTACGTCAAGGTTCGACGATACAGCTAGTTCTAtcgtgactgtgactgtctcTACTAGTACTACTGCTAGTGAATCTGGCCCGAAAGATTCTGTGTGTCATGCGTTTGATCCTTGCCGAGGTCCAACTGCTTGTTCTGTGACCAATGGCCCGTATCAACCTTGTGCAAAAGAACTGCCGCATGGGAAATTTCCTCAGACGAAATCTGGCACTTGTAATAGGTCCTTTCAACCACACTGGTACACACAATTTTGCTGGCTTGAGTACAGCCCTGCAGCGGATTCCGCGTTCTGCTTTCCTTGTCGGCTGACAGTAAAGCATAACCTGGATAAACAAGGTTGTCCAGACCAAGCGTTCGTGAGTAGAGGTTTCAGGAAGTGGAAGTCAGCAGTAGCTGACATGAGGCGTCACGAGGAATCTTTGAGTCATATTTCAAATGTTGGAGTGTGGAAGAATAGCCAACAGCAGGATGCAACCAGAGGAAGTGTTATGCAACAGTTGAGTACAGCCTACCAGACACAAGTAGAGCTGAACAGACGCAATTTACGTAAAATTTTTgaagtaatttttttaatggGAAGACAAAACATCCCATTGAGAGGCCACGATGAATCTAAAGATTCTCACAACAGAGGAAATCTGCTGGAATTTCTTGAATATCTGTCACGGTACTGCCCTGACTTAAAACGCCATTTGGAAGGAAACTTTCACTACGTaagccccaaaagccaaaacGACATGTTGAAACTCATTGCATCTAACATTCAGAAGAGAATTACGACAGCTGTCAAACACTGCGGCTTCTTTGGACTAATATGTGACGAGTCACAAGACATATCAAGGGTAGAACaaatgtctgtcaatgtaAGGTTTGTAACAGACAGCCTGAATGTAGAGGAGAGGTTTCTTGGATTTTGGCCTTTAAAAGGTACTGACGGAGAAAGTCTGTTTCAGCAACTGACGCAAGTTTTGCTTGAGACGGGCCTATCAATGTCTATGGTACGGGCACAGTGTTATGATGGAGCGTCAAGCATGTGCGGGAAGCACTCAGGTTTAGCTACCAGGCTTCAGGAGGTCGAGAAGAAAGCTGGATATGTGCATTGCCATGCCCACAGATTGAACCTCAGTCTTCAAAACAGCTGCGAGAACGTTACAGATGTGCGAAACGTTCTAGGTGCTGTTTCCAGTCTCTATAATTTACTTGAAGGATCAGCCAAGAGACATGAAAAGTTTCAAGATGTGCAACGAAGACAGAACGAAGGAAAGGGCCCGCAAGCAGTACTCCAACGACCATGTCATACTAGGTGGGGTTCCAGGCACGCAGCAGTCCATACTGTTAGGCAACAGTTTGCATCAATTCTGATTGCTCTGGACGAACTCTCTGACGATGCTGCGATCGGAAGTGAAGCTCACtgtttactgactgttgtatcttcattcaattttctcttctatGTGTCCGTTCTAGACACTCTACTAGGATTAATCTCTCATCTATCCCAGTACCTGCAGGGAGAGAACGTAGATCTTCAGGCAGCAAAAAGATCAGCTGATAGCGTCATTGCTACTCTACAAAGTTTCAGAACAAATGAAAGTTTTGAGAATTTCTGGCAGTCATCGGAGAAAGAGAGTAAAGCAAAAAACCTGACTCCACCAGCTCTCCTTCGAGCTCGTCGACCTTCTCACCGAATTGACGAACGAAGCACGACCCAATATCAGCCACTGTCACCAAAAGAACGTTATCGACAAGCATATTATGAATTATTGGATATCATGGTATCAGACCTAACTCGACGCTTTTGTAGCAAAGATTACCGTGTGTTCTGTGGAATTGAGAAGTTGTTGTCCGAGTCAGTCTCGTTATCGGCGCCAGATCAGTCGCTTGTGAGTGAGATATTACACTTTTACACAGGTGACTTTGACAACACTCAGTTCACGTCTGAAATAAGAGTATTTTACAATTATTCTAAACTGCACTTTTCTAAAGACGTTGTGGAGACCGGCAACATAGGTGCTCTTGCTCGTCAGTTTGTTTCTCTCCGTTGCACAGAATTGTTTCCCcaagtcttcaaactgttcaagttgtttctcTGCATTCCTGCTACATCTTCAACTGCAGAGCGGTCGTTTTCTGCTCTAAGGCGACTAAAATCATGGCTGCGAACTAGGATGGCTGACGAGCGCCTCCGGTCCCTTGCTCTGATGTGCTTCGAATGCGACATTGCTAAGGAACTGGAGAGTAATATTGATGATCTTGTTTCACAATTTGGTGCTCTTTGTGACAGACGTCTTCCTCTACAATAG